The Garra rufa chromosome 20, GarRuf1.0, whole genome shotgun sequence genome contains the following window.
AAATATGAATCATAGATTATGAATTAGTATCATCTCAGATGAAAGCAAAAATGGGCCCATTTTGAGCCACTTCATATAAACATCACAGAATTAATAATCGAGCAAGATTCTTGCCATCACATTTATATCAAGAAATTGTAACATTTCATATAACATGTGCTCTTGTAAAACAAAGCGTATGTTAGCAGATTATAAATGTCCTTTAAAGAATGTAAAAGTCAATGTTGTCTAATATAGACATCAGTAAATGTTCCCAACTGGAACTCTTGACGTGAAATCTTCATAGAAGATCGAATCATCAGAGCACTTAGCAGTGCAAATATCTCTTCCAAACTGGAACTCATCAAACACTTTTCCTCAAAAAGAGAAACTAAAAGTGTAGTAGTCCACTAAGTCTAGTGTAGGCGTTCAGTCTGAGTCTTTAAGGCTCTACCAAGGCCTCCAGATGGCGCTCTTGTTGACATTCGTCTCTTTGCTGAAGGTCTTCTGGTCTGGCAGGACACTTTCCCTCCTGTTCTGCTCACATGATGTCTGCAGCTTCTGGAAGTGCTTTAGCAATCTTCCCTGGCTCTGTGTCTTCATCTCATTCTTGGACAGGAAGTGCACAATCTCACCGACACACCTGGAGAAGCCTTGATTGACAGCATGTGAACTTGAATCGTGGCGTTGCAGGACATTCAGTGTCATCTCCAGGATATCTGCTTTCTCCAGCTTGGAATCAGGCTGTTGCTTGAGGAACTCTGGAGCCAGCAGACACTTGAGCTGCTCAATGCTGCTATTGATACGATCTCTGCGCATCTTCTCCACAAATGGTTTTCTCAACTGCAAATGAAGACAGAGAAACGTTAGGAAAACTGGCCTTCAATGAATGAGAAGAGCTGTGAAAGCTGCTGCTGTAAGTAGGATATGAACATACCTTGTTGTTGAGAGGGAGAAGCTCCTTTGAGATGATTGTAGGTGTCATGTCTGGATCTCTGTGCTGTAGATCTCTCTGTTCAGAGTGAGTCTGATTTGCACTGGCTGCAGCTCCTCTATTTATACTCCCAAATCTCCATATGAATGTGTGAGGCTTGAGCTTGTTGGAGTTTCTCACAGTCTGGAGCCAATGGAAGAGCTCAAACAGACAATGAGGGACGTGGGCCGCCACATGCTCAATGAAATATGCCGCTGCTTTGTAAGAGATCTTTGAACTGGCTGCTGGAGCCACAGAGACACATGGATTCACACACTTCTGTATTCATCACATTAAATCACTCACACAATAGAAGTGTGTCTGTTCTCACAGGACTAACTGGGCTCCCAAAGGCTCAATCATCTGTGTGAATGAGAGAGTAAAAAGTTTCAggccactagtatttttaccaacaaaaaatggttttaagtcagttatttctatcttttgctgaaGTGTgttagtaggaaatatcagtttacatttccaaacattcatttcgccattaattgtaattcagtgagatttttgtttgcacaaggagtctgacaacagccagtgctccacacagagatctcatcatcatccagtctgtctggaatgacataaagaaacagaacaaactaagacagggtaaatccagaagaactgtggcaacgtctccaagatgcttcaagaaacaatagtactgttaaaagtttaaggcacttgtgtaaaaatgctgtaaaatgagaatgctgACAAAAATAGTGTCATacatagattttctttatcaattaacttctattgaCTAAATTatatcaacatttggtgtgaccatccctTGCATGTAAAGCAGATTTTCCCTataggtgcacttgcgcatagtttttcaggtaagattgctggtaggtttcttgaagcatcttggagatgttgccacagttcttctagatttagtctgtctgtgtttgttctgtttcttcatgtcatttcagactGGATGATGAAGAGATCAGATCTtggtgtggagcactggctgttgtcagacttctTGTGCAAACAAACATCTGAATGGATTATTGCAATTAATGAcgaaattaatgtttggaaatttaAACTGATATTCCctgctgacacactacagcaaaaaagAAATAACtggcttaaaaccatttttagctggtgaaaatactagtgttctaatcattttggccaccataTGTTTGGTATATATTTTAATTGACATGGATTTAAAATGTTGATAAACTTAAAAGAAAATCATTATTTTGCACATAAGCATTAGTTCATTTTGAATTCCATGGGAAACTCTTAAACATCAAAATTACATAGGGTTTAAATCCCTGGGGTTTTAATAGTATTTGTCCATCAAATTATCATGTGAATAGACACACTTCTATTGTTGTGTGTGTGGGAAACTCTGGAAAACAGAGTCACAGTTTTAGTGTCATTAGCATCTAAACCCCAACACAAGCTCAGCATTTGACAATCAGAGAGAGTCGACACTCTTATATTAAATGTTGTGCTTGCCTCCAAATAgtagttttttctttttacaaacTCACTTTCATTCATTGATATCCATGAAAAATATTCAATATTAGTCTATTATGTTATAAAAGCTTTGCAATATTGGATCAAAACAGtttccaaaaatataaaaaggCTATATAAGAGGAGTATAATTTTGTGCACCGgcattaaatttaaaatgtaaatagaaaTTGATGTTGTTGCTTTTTTTCGCATTGTCAGCCAGTCAGGACATTTCCCTCCAGATGGTTGGTGACGTCAGGTTGATCACAAAGCTTCAGCGTCACTAATGCTCCATTCAGGACTCTGATGCTTTTGTGCTCCATTGATGTGAACACAGAGAGTCAGTGTGGGAACCTCACATGAGATCTACTCACACTGaccagcacaaacacacacacatctggaGTCCTGGAGGCTCAGACAATGGAGACAATGATGTCTGAATTCCAGTGCACAACTCTAAAGATTTACATGCAAATATATTCACATTTGTACATGCACCTAAAACATGAacaaaactttttatttaaattgcaAGAGCGCTGTTTTTTACTAAGTCATGTGAATCCTTCAACCAGTGTATATGGTTTGCATTTAATAGATTACATTTTCACGAAAACATTTGCGATTGGTTCGTAAAAAGTGTGTTTTATGCATGTTTGGAATGAGTTTGCTTTCAAGCGCGTTTCAAAGTGGTGAATAATTTTGCCAAGCAATTGTTTTAGTTGATTTGGTTTTGAAAAGCTCTGTTCACTatcatgcaaaaaaatcaattaaattttGCATATATTAGTATTCAATTCTGCATTTGCATGAACTCCCTcagatttaaatcaaatgtacaTTGATATCTGTGATTATTAATCAATTCATGAGTTCACATCATGAATTCTGATCATGATtctgaacattactgtacatttaCCAGATTTATGAAATTGTTTCCACTCTAAAAGATGCCAAGcatctcttttattttttaaatgtagaaGTTTGATCCACCATGGAGTAAGAAACCCTCATCAAACAGAGGACTGCGATGTAAATTGTTGTAAATAGCTTAATTTATTTTGGACAGAATTGTCCATTTGTATGGCTTGAGATCCTCATCATGAACAATCAGATCATTGTTGAATCACAATGTGTATACAAAACAACATTTACTCCCATTAAAGGAGCTCTGGTTTAAATTTcttcatgcattttaaacaaaaaacagcataaAGCATCTTTCACTTACAAACACAGTAAAATACATTGCAGTGCAACTGCCAAGAATAATGCATATAATgcataaaaatgaacatttgtgaaaacaaaaatacaaaaatattcttTTCAGCAAGAAATATTAATCCaaatgagaaaataaaatgaAGATAAATGCTACATTAAGGCATTATAGTTCAAGATTTCCAACAATCCTAAACTCTTAAGGTCTTTCTCATAAGAGCAGTTGTTCATATGTGAATGTTCATTCTTCAGAGCATAATGCTTCTACATCTTCTGTGTGATCAGGAAAGAGACGCAGGATGTCACGGGAGTATCTGGAGTAGCCGTCGTGGGAAAGCAAAACTCTTTTGAGGGTGATGAAAGACACGGCCCTCTCCAGAAGATCTAAGGTGTGGATGCCGTTCTGGAGATACTCCCCAAGAGCACACTTGAGCTTCTCCAAACTGCTGCCACACTTTCTCTCCAAACACGTAAGAACACATCTGAAAACAAAAACAGTCACGTCAGTTCAtgtgcatttaaaatattaaaatgctaGAAGATAATGCTTTAGTTTAGAGCTTTTTATGCATCTGTCAGTTTCTAAAGATCTTCTTACCTTGCGTGTTGAACATGTTGAGTCTTGATGCTGCTCTGGAAAGACATGTCCATGTAGGTCGTCATGACTGATGCTGATTCTGTTGGTCCAAGTGTTGAAGTTCAAGCTCAGCTTTGACCAAAGGGTCTTCAGTGTGAAATGTTCCTCAGAGGAGGCTTCCATTTATACGCGCATCTCTCTCCTCTTCGCCAATCAGAAGCCTACgaattttgaacaatagtgtgtTGATGAGTGAATCGGTGGGATGTTCTCCTCACTGCCATCTGCCAGTAAGGTCACTTATATTCATCTTTGTGAATGTGAGGATGCAGGACATTTCAAGTTCCCACAAGATGGTCAACTCAAAATATGAATGGCTGTTATGAGACAATACAATTCCATACTTCAAATTTTATTCCATTTTGCATCCCTCATGGCGTTATATCTTGATATTATACTTTTAACTGGCGAAAAATTGTGCTGTGGGATAAATGAATGGAGTGTGAGAAACAGAACTTACTCAGAGACTCTCAGAAGCAATAGAACTCAACTAAAAGACCAGAGGTCATGGATTGGACTTTAACTTTATACTATTTTAACTTCATTCACTCAAgtccaaaatgacaaaaaataaaccaaatgttttatttaacaaaatatatcTTCAGTTTGATGTAAAAGTCAACAAATCTTCGGCATTTGAGGTGTGAGAAAGCTTGTAGGGAATCTGTCCTGCATTAAACCTCATTATCATGTGAATAGACACACTTCTATTGTTGTGTGTGTGGGAAACTCTGGAGAGAAGAGTCACAGTTCTAGTGTCATTAGCATCTAAACCCCAACACAAGCTCAACATTTGACAAACACACAAGGGAGTCGACACACTTATGGATATTTGCACACATGCATGAGCTTGACCAGCTCTGATGATGTCACTGATGATGTCGAATTCCTGCACTATCACGCTTTATTTTTCTTTATGCATCATGAAGAACTTTTAAAATGGATGAGCTTTTGCATCAGACACttctaaataaaagaaaacatcaaacaaATGTGACTAAAATCttatttgctgctaaaaaaaacaaatatgaagTCATGTTTTGCATGTTCAgtaataaattgtatatgcatatttTAGCATATTCTCATTTCATAATAAGAATTCTGATCAGAAGGTGTTTATTAACGCACTGACTCCTGCAAGTCAGGACATGTCTCTGTGCATCAGGATGTTTCCCTCCAGATGGTTGGTGACGTCAGGTTGATCTCAGAGTCTTCAGCGTCACTAATGCTCCATTCAGGACTCTGATGCTTTTGTGCTCCATTGATGTGAACACAGAGAGTCAGTGTGGGAACCTCACATGAGATCTACTCACACTGaccagcacaaacacacacacatctgctTCATCTGGAGTCCATCATGTGTGTGTGACGTCACTGCAGCAATGATAATGATGGATATCAGAAATTATGACACTAAATATCTGAATTGCAATGTTGATCTTCATGcataaacacataaataaatcCACATGTATCCAAATAATACTGTAACAACTTGACTTGGTAAAGTACAAAGTAATTCAGATCACATGCGTAAGAATGCCATGACGTTGATATCATTGATGTACGTGTGCTCACTGACTCCACGTGTTTCCAGTAATGATGAGCGTGTGCTTCAGTGACATTGATGTGAACATGAGCTCTCAGCACTTTCCCAGATTCAGCCTCCACCTGCTCCTTTGAGCCCCTGATGGAGGATCATTGAGCATGTGGCGGCCCACATCCCTCATTGTCTGTTTGAGCTCTTCCATTGGCTCCAGAGTGTGAGAAACTCCAACAAGCTCAAACCTCACACATTCATATGGAGATTTGGGAGTATAAATAGAGGAGCTGCAGCCAGTGCAAATCAGACTCACTCTGAACAGAGAGATCTACAGCACAGAGATCCAGACATGACACCTACAATCATCTCAAAGGAGCTTCTCCCTCTCAACAACAAGGTATGTTCATATCCTACTTACAGCAGCATTACTGCAGCAGCTTTCACAGCTCTTCTCATTCACTGGTTTATTCAAAGGCCACTTTTCTAACGTTTCTCTGTCTTCATTTGCAGTTGAGAAAACCATTTGTGGAACAGAAATGCAGAGATCGTATCAATAGCAGCTCAAGTGTCTTCTGGCTCCAGAGTTCCTCAAGCAACAGCCTGATTCCAAGCTGGAGAAAGCAGATATCCTGGAGATGACACTCAACTTCTTGCAGCGCCACGATTCCAGTTCACATGCTGTCAATCAAGGCTTCTCCAGGTGTGTCGGTGAGATTGTGCACTTCCTGTCCAAAGATGAGATGAAGACACAGAGCCAGAGAAGACTACTGAAGCACTTCCAGAAGCTGCAGACATCATGTGAGCAGAACAGGAGGGAAAGTGTCCTGCCAGACCAGAAGACCTTCAGCAAAGAGACGAATGTCAACAAGAGTGCCATCTGGAGGCCTTGGTAGAGCCTTAAAAACTCAGACAAATGTCTACACTAGACTCAGTGGACTATTATGCTTTCAGTTTCTCTTTTTGAGGAAAAGTGTTTGATGAGTTCCAGTTTGGAAGAGATATTTGCACTGCTAAGTGCTCTGATGATTCGATCTTCTGTGAAGATTTCATGTCAAGAGTTCCAGATGGGAACATTTACTGATGTCTATATTAGACAACATTGACTTTAAGTTGCAATCTTCATTTGATGTGAAGGAAAGACTTTCTTTATTTTAAAGGACATTTGTAATCTGACAGTCTCAAGCTTTGTTCTAAGAGCTGATAGAGTCAGTTTACGCAGcacatgttttatgaaatgttatAATTCTGTGCTGTTTGTATGAAGAGGCTCAGATTGGGCTCACATTTGATTTCCTCTAAGATGTTTTATCTTTTTCTCTGATGGGAACATATACTGGCGTCTATATTAGACAAAATGGACATTTACATTCTTCATGTGATGTGAAGGAATCACTTTCTTTACTTTTATTATTGTCCTGTTTCAGGACTGACAGACTAAATTTATCTACTAGCTTTCtctgaaagtctcttatgctgatATTTATACAATAATTGGTCTACATACAGCATATAATCAAAATATGATTTTCCTGTTTTTGGGAAATTCTTTAATGTATTGTTAAATACTAATTTTCGTCTTCA
Protein-coding sequences here:
- the LOC141293675 gene encoding transcription factor HES-5-like: MTPTIISKELLPLNNKLRKPFVEKMRRDRINSSIEQLKCLLAPEFLKQQPDSKLEKADILEMTLNVLQRHDSSSHAVNQGFSRCVGEIVHFLSKNEMKTQSQGRLLKHFQKLQTSCEQNRRESVLPDQKTFSKETNVNKSAIWRPW